A single region of the Maylandia zebra isolate NMK-2024a linkage group LG17, Mzebra_GT3a, whole genome shotgun sequence genome encodes:
- the LOC143413266 gene encoding uncharacterized protein LOC143413266 isoform X2: MSNMVMPGLGWIFLFAIVALGVSILGIYAACSEKVLMLTIFAGLMGIGMIIMMIFGIIAAVERNQFKCCRIVSAKDWHDQNPDSCECRSSRGYECTSKPQSCREFVQTEITMGFCFGFAVIAGFGA; the protein is encoded by the exons ATGTCAAATATGGTTATGCCAGGTTTGGGCTGGATATTTCTGTTTGCCATTGTCGCCCTAGGTGTCTCCATCCTGGGAATATATGCTGCATGTTCTGAGAAAGTCCTCATGCTCACAATA TTCGCAGGCCTCATGGGGATTGGAATGATCATCATGATGATCTTTGGCATCATTGCAGCTGTTGAAAGAAACCAG TTCAAATGCTGCAGAATAGTGAGTGCTAAGGACTGGCACGACCAAAACCCTGACTCCTGTGAATGCAGGTCTTCAAGAGGATATGAATGCACATCAAAACCTCAG TCCTGTAGGGAGTTCGTCCAAACCGAGATCACTATGGGCTTCTGCTTTGGATTTGCTGTCATAGCA ggctttggagcgtga
- the LOC143413266 gene encoding uncharacterized protein LOC143413266 isoform X1: MSNMVMPGLGWIFLFAIVALGVSILGIYAACSEKVLMLTIFAGLMGIGMIIMMIFGIIAAVERNQFKCCRIVSAKDWHDQNPDSCECRSSRGYECTSKPQSCREFVQTEITMGFCFGFAVIALLGLLITCFMIYQVKHNDTLS; this comes from the exons ATGTCAAATATGGTTATGCCAGGTTTGGGCTGGATATTTCTGTTTGCCATTGTCGCCCTAGGTGTCTCCATCCTGGGAATATATGCTGCATGTTCTGAGAAAGTCCTCATGCTCACAATA TTCGCAGGCCTCATGGGGATTGGAATGATCATCATGATGATCTTTGGCATCATTGCAGCTGTTGAAAGAAACCAG TTCAAATGCTGCAGAATAGTGAGTGCTAAGGACTGGCACGACCAAAACCCTGACTCCTGTGAATGCAGGTCTTCAAGAGGATATGAATGCACATCAAAACCTCAG TCCTGTAGGGAGTTCGTCCAAACCGAGATCACTATGGGCTTCTGCTTTGGATTTGCTGTCATAGCA CTGCTGGGCCTGCTCATTACCTGCTTCATGATTTATCAGGTCAAACATAATGACACATTGTCGTGA
- the LOC143413266 gene encoding uncharacterized protein LOC143413266 isoform X3 gives MLTIFAGLMGIGMIIMMIFGIIAAVERNQFKCCRIVSAKDWHDQNPDSCECRSSRGYECTSKPQSCREFVQTEITMGFCFGFAVIALLGLLITCFMIYQVKHNDTLS, from the exons ATGCTCACAATA TTCGCAGGCCTCATGGGGATTGGAATGATCATCATGATGATCTTTGGCATCATTGCAGCTGTTGAAAGAAACCAG TTCAAATGCTGCAGAATAGTGAGTGCTAAGGACTGGCACGACCAAAACCCTGACTCCTGTGAATGCAGGTCTTCAAGAGGATATGAATGCACATCAAAACCTCAG TCCTGTAGGGAGTTCGTCCAAACCGAGATCACTATGGGCTTCTGCTTTGGATTTGCTGTCATAGCA CTGCTGGGCCTGCTCATTACCTGCTTCATGATTTATCAGGTCAAACATAATGACACATTGTCGTGA